Proteins co-encoded in one Azospirillum brasilense genomic window:
- a CDS encoding sensor histidine kinase, with protein sequence MDDQRAERDGDSARRSERLLLAQKTALERAIGGAGLDEVLALLVRAGAEQLGARAAIFLVNEGGLSLRFGVAAGLPDAYTRAVDGFEIGPEAPSCGLAAHSGERVVVENVALDPRWAPYHALTREHGIAACWSTPIRAVNGTVLGAFTIYHATPCAPGPLDLESVDLLTHTAALLIERDRTERERQSSEALLSSVLEHLPVGVAVYDAQGRTTRNNRLMRDYTNGSLPSADDREASRWRAFHPDGRPVDRKDFSGARAMRGEIVVPGMDFLHRAADGTEHWTRVSAAPLRDDDGRITGVVAVVSDIDAEKRAAQDLAAALDEARRSELVAHEMSHRIMNSFQLLHGLVSMQTATVTDPAARKAVEQAFSRIQAMALVQRRLFEATRNDLATLDAADYLQRLGESLTGAFIDSGRCTLVIDAAHGIPMPAAQASSMGLIVTELVLNALKHAFRTQEQGTVTVRFEACGDDRRLTVTDDGAGLPDGAGTVKPAGSGQGMGMTLVHGLVRQLGGKLEIDRPNQGGRPGTRFVLTFPA encoded by the coding sequence TTGGACGACCAAAGGGCGGAACGGGACGGCGACAGCGCCCGGCGATCGGAGCGGCTGCTGCTTGCCCAGAAGACCGCCCTGGAGCGGGCGATCGGCGGCGCCGGGCTGGACGAGGTGCTGGCCCTGCTGGTGCGGGCGGGCGCCGAGCAGCTCGGCGCGCGGGCGGCCATCTTTCTGGTGAACGAGGGCGGTCTCAGCCTGCGCTTCGGCGTGGCGGCGGGCCTGCCGGACGCCTACACACGGGCGGTGGACGGGTTTGAGATCGGCCCGGAAGCCCCCTCCTGCGGTCTGGCCGCCCACAGCGGGGAACGGGTGGTGGTCGAGAATGTCGCGCTGGACCCGCGCTGGGCGCCCTACCACGCGCTGACGCGGGAGCATGGCATTGCGGCCTGCTGGTCCACCCCGATCCGCGCGGTCAACGGGACGGTGCTGGGCGCCTTCACCATCTACCACGCCACCCCCTGCGCGCCCGGCCCCCTGGACCTGGAGTCGGTGGATCTGCTGACCCACACCGCCGCCCTGCTGATCGAACGGGACCGGACGGAGCGGGAGCGCCAGTCCAGCGAGGCGCTGCTGTCCTCCGTGCTGGAGCATCTGCCGGTCGGCGTCGCCGTCTACGACGCGCAGGGCCGCACCACCCGCAACAACCGGCTGATGCGAGACTACACCAACGGCTCCCTGCCGTCGGCCGACGACCGGGAGGCGTCGCGTTGGCGCGCCTTCCACCCCGACGGGCGGCCGGTCGATCGCAAGGATTTCTCGGGCGCGCGCGCGATGCGGGGCGAGATCGTGGTGCCCGGCATGGACTTCCTGCACCGCGCCGCCGACGGGACGGAGCATTGGACACGCGTGTCGGCGGCCCCGCTGCGCGACGACGACGGGCGGATCACCGGCGTGGTCGCCGTGGTCAGCGACATCGACGCGGAAAAGCGGGCGGCGCAGGACCTTGCCGCGGCCCTGGACGAGGCCCGGCGCAGCGAGCTGGTGGCCCACGAGATGAGCCACCGCATCATGAACAGTTTCCAGCTTCTGCACGGGCTGGTGTCGATGCAGACCGCCACGGTCACCGACCCGGCGGCGCGCAAGGCGGTGGAGCAGGCCTTCTCACGAATCCAGGCGATGGCGCTGGTGCAGCGCCGCCTGTTCGAGGCGACGCGCAACGACCTCGCCACGCTCGACGCGGCCGACTATCTGCAACGGCTGGGGGAAAGCCTGACCGGCGCCTTCATCGACTCGGGCCGCTGCACCCTGGTCATCGACGCCGCGCACGGAATCCCGATGCCCGCCGCGCAGGCCTCGTCCATGGGGCTGATCGTGACGGAGCTGGTGCTGAACGCCCTGAAGCACGCTTTCCGCACCCAGGAGCAGGGAACGGTGACGGTGCGGTTCGAAGCCTGCGGCGACGACCGCCGGCTGACGGTGACCGACGACGGGGCCGGCCTGCCGGACGGCGCCGGCACGGTGAAGCCCGCCGGGTCGGGTCAGGGCATGGGCATGACGCTGGTGCACGGTCTGGTGCGCCAGCTCGGTGGAAAGCTGGAGATCGACCGCCCCAATCAGGGCGGCCGCCCCGGAACCCGCTTCGTTCTGACTTTTCCCGCCTGA
- a CDS encoding LuxR C-terminal-related transcriptional regulator, protein MQSVSIFLIDANKLFREGMKALFSEGEFRITKEAASFSDVPPPGMMEGDTPELIMMDPASANGTVQAVTVLREQYPNARLVLLASHLDAQEMANAIQAGADAFLMKDISPAALAQSLRLVMIGEKVFPTHLAALLITGKAGANTSANGPTAAKGLSQRETQILERLLQGDSNKMIANHLNITEATVKVHLKSLLRKINASNRTQAAIWALENGFGGKVEKPMEAVA, encoded by the coding sequence ATGCAATCGGTCTCCATCTTTCTGATCGACGCCAACAAACTTTTCCGCGAAGGCATGAAGGCCCTCTTCTCGGAAGGGGAGTTCCGCATCACGAAAGAGGCCGCCAGTTTCAGCGACGTACCGCCGCCGGGCATGATGGAGGGCGACACGCCCGAGCTCATCATGATGGATCCGGCTTCCGCCAACGGCACGGTCCAGGCCGTCACCGTCCTGCGGGAGCAGTATCCGAACGCGCGGCTCGTCCTTCTGGCCAGCCACCTCGACGCCCAGGAAATGGCCAACGCCATCCAGGCCGGCGCCGACGCTTTCCTGATGAAGGACATTTCCCCGGCCGCGCTGGCGCAGTCGCTGCGTCTGGTGATGATCGGCGAAAAGGTCTTCCCGACCCACCTCGCCGCCCTCCTCATCACCGGCAAGGCCGGCGCCAACACCAGCGCCAACGGCCCGACCGCGGCCAAGGGCCTGTCGCAGCGCGAGACGCAAATCCTGGAGCGTCTGCTGCAGGGTGACAGCAACAAGATGATTGCCAATCATCTGAACATCACCGAAGCGACGGTGAAGGTTCACCTGAAGAGCCTGCTGCGCAAGATCAACGCCTCCAACCGCACCCAGGCGGCGATCTGGGCGCTGGAGAACGGGTTCGGCGGCAAGGTGGAAAAGCCGATGGAAGCCGTCGCCTAA
- the pfkB gene encoding 1-phosphofructokinase, which produces MSTLEENIRPVVTVTLNPAIDQTITVEALRPGHVHRASAVRRNAGGKGVNVASCLADWGTPVVATGLLGSGNAAAFEALFAAKGIADRFVRLPGETRVNVKIADLAAADTTDLNLPGLTADADALDRVRRTLRELVLPGTPVLLAGSLPDGLPADSYATLTADLRAQGARVVLDSSGPPLAAALAAPDLPFCIKPNRHELEAWAGSSLPATADLLEAARGLHRSGVAVVVVSLGADGALFVADGPALHARLPAVTALSTVGAGDAMVAGLIAAFGAELPLEGVARLSVAFATAKLGCFGPNLPGADAVRALAGQVELSTL; this is translated from the coding sequence ATGAGTACGCTCGAAGAGAACATCCGGCCCGTTGTCACCGTCACGCTGAACCCGGCCATCGACCAGACCATCACGGTCGAGGCGCTGCGCCCCGGCCACGTGCACCGGGCCAGCGCCGTGCGGCGCAACGCCGGCGGCAAGGGCGTGAACGTGGCGAGCTGCCTCGCCGACTGGGGAACGCCCGTCGTCGCCACCGGCCTGCTGGGCAGCGGCAACGCCGCCGCCTTCGAGGCGCTGTTCGCCGCCAAGGGCATCGCCGACCGCTTCGTCCGGCTGCCCGGCGAGACGCGCGTCAATGTGAAGATCGCCGACCTTGCCGCCGCCGACACCACCGACCTCAACCTGCCCGGCCTGACCGCCGACGCCGACGCGCTCGACCGCGTGCGCCGCACCCTGCGCGAGCTGGTCCTGCCCGGCACGCCGGTCCTGCTGGCGGGAAGCCTGCCGGACGGGCTGCCGGCGGACAGCTACGCGACGCTGACGGCGGACCTGCGCGCCCAGGGCGCCCGCGTCGTGCTGGACAGCAGCGGCCCGCCGCTGGCGGCGGCGCTGGCCGCCCCGGACCTGCCCTTCTGCATCAAGCCCAACCGGCACGAGCTGGAAGCCTGGGCCGGATCGTCCCTGCCCGCCACCGCCGACCTGCTGGAGGCGGCGCGCGGCCTGCACCGCAGCGGCGTGGCGGTCGTGGTGGTCTCGCTGGGGGCGGACGGGGCGCTGTTCGTGGCCGATGGCCCGGCGCTGCACGCCCGGCTGCCGGCGGTCACCGCGCTGAGCACGGTGGGGGCCGGCGACGCCATGGTGGCGGGGCTGATCGCCGCCTTCGGCGCGGAGCTGCCGCTGGAGGGCGTCGCCCGCCTGTCCGTGGCCTTCGCCACGGCGAAGCTCGGCTGCTTCGGACCCAACCTGCCGGGGGCGGACGCGGTCCGCGCGCTGGCCGGACAGGTCGAACTCTCAACGCTTTAA
- a CDS encoding DUF6655 family protein — translation MPRNRPMILAALVATAALAAGCTDVKESLPSRTATEQLLISSAADNAANRLRLELPADKRAFLDTGNFDGADAKYAASAIKESLLRQGIRLVTDRAAADTIIEIRLGALSVNQSKTVLGIPPITLPGTITLPEASVYSSTENQAVAKFSAFAYDNRSGALVASTEPAYGLSGEQSYRAMTLFSWRTSPPYPEDTN, via the coding sequence ATGCCCCGCAACAGACCGATGATCCTTGCAGCGCTGGTGGCCACCGCGGCCCTGGCCGCCGGATGCACCGATGTGAAGGAAAGCCTTCCGTCCCGGACCGCCACCGAACAGCTCCTGATCTCCAGCGCTGCGGACAACGCCGCCAACCGCCTGAGGCTGGAGCTGCCGGCGGACAAGCGGGCCTTCCTCGACACCGGCAATTTCGACGGCGCCGACGCCAAGTACGCCGCCAGCGCGATCAAGGAATCGCTGCTGCGCCAGGGCATCCGCCTCGTCACCGACCGGGCCGCCGCCGACACCATCATCGAGATCCGGCTGGGCGCCCTGTCGGTGAACCAGAGCAAGACGGTGCTGGGCATTCCCCCCATCACCCTCCCCGGCACGATCACCCTGCCGGAAGCGTCGGTCTACAGCTCCACCGAGAACCAGGCGGTCGCGAAATTTTCCGCCTTCGCCTACGACAACCGGAGCGGCGCCCTGGTCGCCTCGACGGAGCCGGCCTACGGCCTGTCGGGGGAGCAGAGCTACCGGGCGATGACGCTGTTCTCCTGGCGCACCTCGCCCCCCTACCCCGAAGACACCAACTGA
- a CDS encoding fructose-specific PTS transporter subunit EIIC: MANMLAVIAAGDLSTQAVLAAEALRKAAAALGHTIQVEVRSSLGVRNTLPAGAAQGAQGVILVGSGDLGEERFAGLKRSAAALDAVLRDARAVLEQALATAQAQTATQTGTKKIVAITSCPTGIAHTFMAAEGIQQAAQALGHAVRVETQGSVGARDTLTEQEIREADVVLIAADTQVDLARFAGKRVFKSGTKPAINDGRALVERALAEAQPHGAAPAPADGVAAAKVERAAAQRSGPYKHLMTGVSFMLPFVVTGGLLIAIAFALGGIYVFEDSQQGTLGNALFQIGAKGAFALMVPALAGYIAFSIADRPGITPGMVGGILAANLGAGFLGGIVAGFIAGYATSFLNRNIKLHKNLEGLKPVLILPLLGSLITGLAMIYVVGAPVAEALATLSAWLKGMQGSSAILLGLLIGAMMAFDMGGPVNKAAYAFSTGLIASQVYTPMAAAMAAGMVPPLGIALATKLFADRFTREEREAGNAAGILGIAFITEGAIPFAARDPLRVIPALVLGAALTGAISMGIGAELKVPHGGIFVLPIPNAVTHLAGYVVALVAGTVTTAVALRFLKRPVSSVATA; this comes from the coding sequence ATGGCGAACATGCTGGCCGTGATCGCGGCGGGCGATCTCAGCACCCAGGCCGTCCTGGCCGCCGAAGCGCTGCGCAAGGCCGCGGCGGCACTCGGCCACACCATCCAGGTGGAGGTGCGCTCCAGCCTCGGCGTCCGCAACACGCTGCCCGCCGGGGCGGCGCAGGGCGCGCAGGGAGTCATTCTCGTCGGCTCCGGCGACCTGGGCGAGGAGCGCTTCGCCGGGCTGAAGCGCAGCGCCGCGGCGCTCGACGCCGTGCTGCGCGACGCGCGGGCCGTGCTGGAGCAGGCGTTGGCGACCGCCCAGGCCCAGACGGCGACGCAGACGGGCACCAAGAAGATCGTCGCCATCACCTCCTGCCCCACCGGCATCGCCCACACCTTCATGGCGGCGGAGGGCATCCAGCAGGCCGCCCAGGCGCTGGGCCACGCCGTGCGGGTGGAGACGCAGGGCTCGGTCGGCGCCCGCGACACGCTGACCGAGCAGGAGATCCGCGAGGCCGACGTGGTGCTGATCGCCGCCGACACGCAGGTGGACCTCGCCCGCTTCGCCGGCAAGCGCGTCTTCAAGAGCGGCACCAAGCCCGCCATCAACGACGGGCGCGCCCTGGTCGAACGCGCGCTGGCCGAGGCGCAGCCCCACGGCGCCGCCCCGGCACCGGCCGACGGCGTGGCGGCGGCCAAGGTGGAGCGGGCGGCGGCGCAGCGCAGCGGCCCCTACAAGCATCTGATGACCGGCGTGTCCTTCATGCTGCCCTTCGTGGTGACCGGCGGCCTGCTGATCGCCATCGCCTTCGCGCTCGGCGGCATCTACGTGTTCGAGGACAGCCAGCAGGGCACGCTGGGCAACGCGCTGTTCCAGATCGGGGCCAAGGGCGCCTTCGCGCTGATGGTTCCGGCGCTGGCCGGCTACATCGCCTTCTCCATCGCCGACCGTCCGGGCATCACGCCGGGCATGGTCGGCGGCATCCTGGCCGCCAATCTCGGCGCCGGCTTCCTCGGCGGCATCGTCGCGGGCTTCATCGCCGGCTACGCCACCAGCTTCCTCAACCGCAACATCAAGCTGCACAAGAATCTGGAGGGGCTGAAGCCGGTGCTGATCCTGCCGCTGCTCGGCTCCCTCATCACCGGCCTCGCCATGATCTACGTGGTCGGCGCCCCGGTGGCGGAGGCCCTGGCGACGCTGAGCGCCTGGCTGAAGGGCATGCAGGGCAGCAGCGCGATCCTGCTCGGCCTGCTGATCGGCGCCATGATGGCCTTCGACATGGGCGGGCCGGTCAACAAGGCCGCCTACGCCTTCTCCACCGGCCTCATCGCCTCCCAGGTCTACACGCCGATGGCCGCCGCCATGGCCGCCGGCATGGTGCCGCCGCTCGGCATCGCGCTCGCCACCAAGCTGTTCGCCGACCGCTTCACCCGGGAGGAGCGCGAGGCCGGCAACGCCGCGGGCATCCTGGGCATCGCCTTCATCACCGAGGGCGCCATCCCCTTCGCCGCCCGCGACCCGCTGCGCGTCATCCCGGCGCTGGTGCTGGGCGCGGCGCTGACCGGCGCCATCTCCATGGGCATCGGGGCGGAGCTGAAGGTTCCGCACGGCGGCATCTTCGTCCTGCCCATCCCCAACGCCGTCACCCATCTGGCGGGCTACGTCGTGGCTTTGGTCGCCGGAACGGTCACCACCGCGGTCGCGCTGCGGTTCCTGAAGCGTCCGGTCAGTAGCGTGGCGACGGCGTAA
- a CDS encoding VanZ family protein — protein sequence MTFRPLPLLWRRLALGALLGLMGIAFWAALQPQLAPSGLYGFDKLVHAGAFGLLTLLGILASANRRAAVLAVLAVFALGAAIEVAQSFVPGREASLSDLAGNAVGIALGITTVRLGHRAAQRARRARHGIVTQPTAFASLPE from the coding sequence ATGACGTTCCGCCCACTTCCCCTTCTCTGGCGCCGGTTGGCGCTTGGCGCCCTTCTCGGCCTCATGGGGATCGCCTTTTGGGCCGCGCTGCAACCGCAGTTGGCGCCCAGCGGCCTTTACGGCTTCGACAAGCTGGTGCATGCCGGGGCCTTCGGGCTCCTCACCCTGCTCGGCATCCTGGCCAGCGCCAACCGGCGCGCCGCCGTCCTGGCGGTGCTGGCGGTCTTCGCGCTCGGTGCCGCCATCGAGGTGGCGCAATCCTTCGTCCCGGGACGCGAGGCCAGCCTGTCCGATCTGGCTGGGAACGCCGTGGGAATCGCGTTGGGAATCACGACCGTCCGGCTGGGACATCGCGCCGCCCAACGCGCGCGCCGCGCGCGCCATGGAATAGTCACGCAGCCCACGGCGTTTGCGTCCTTACCGGAGTGA